Proteins from a genomic interval of Malassezia vespertilionis chromosome 9, complete sequence:
- a CDS encoding 5-oxoprolinase (ATP-hydrolyzing) (COG:E; EggNog:ENOG503NX9S): protein MADPILLSLFANRFMAVAESMGRALQQTAISTNIKERLDFSCALFAPDGSLVANAPHLPVHLGSMSFAVQYQIEHMHAFGNGKFQPGDVLLANHPVAGGSHLPDITCITPVFAPDSDEIIFFTASRGHHADIGGILPGSMPPTSKTLFDEGAQIRSFKIVDQGTYNQAALRRLLVDEPARYPGSSGCRCFRDVESDLHAQIAANHKGILLINDLIEEWGLATVQAYMHHIRQNAELSVRNLLRRVAKDQQRTQLHAIDYMDDGTPIELRVDIDASSGSAVFDFQGTGPEVCANVNCPRSVVYSAIIYSLRCMVSDDIPLNQGCLAPIKVSIPKGSLLDPSETAAVVGGNVLTSQRITDVVLKAFEVAAASQGDCNNLTFGTGGRDAEGNHIEGFGYYETIAGGSGAGPSWHGTSGVHTHMTNTRITDPEIFERRYPVYLREFCIRDGSGGHGRFRGGDGVVRDIEFLEPDIQVSILSERRVFQPYGLKGGANAKRGANLWVKQRREEDGDMALPNEHGLVPPRVINLGGKNTAKFGAGDRIIIQTPGGGGYGSPDHAPAAAPARALCTNARGSLADWETLQLGA from the coding sequence ATGGCCGATCCCATTCTGTTGTCCTTGTTTGCGAACCGCTTTATGGCGGTCGCAGAGTCGATGGGGCGCGCGTTGCAGCAGACGGCGATATCGACCAACATCAAGGAGCGACTTGATTTTtcgtgcgcgctttttgcgccggACGGATCGCTGGtcgcaaatgcgccgcacttgccTGTCCACCTCGGCAGCATGAGCTTTGCGGTGCAGTACCAGATTGAGCACATGCATGCGTTCGGAAATGGTAAATTTCAGCCCGGCGATGTGTTGCTGGCGAATCATCCTGTTGCTGGCGGCAGTCACTTGCCTGATATTACGTGCATTACCCCCGTCTTCGCGCCGGACAGCGACGAGATTATCTTTTTTACTGCCAGCCGTGGACATCATGCGGATATTGGTGGTATACTCCCGGGATCCATGCCGCCAACCAGCAAGACGCTTTTTGACGAGGGCGCGCAGATCCGGTCGTTTAAAATTGTGGACCAAGGCACGTACAAccaagcagcgctccgGCGCTTGCTGGTCGACGAGCCGGCGAGATACCCCGGCAGCTCTGGCTGCCGATGCTTCCGCGATGTAGAGAGCGATTTACACGCACAAATTGCGGCGAATCACAAGGGGATTCTGCTGATCAACGACCTGATCGAGGAGTGGGGCCTCGCGACCGTACAGGCGTACATGCACCATATTCGCCAGAACGCCGAGCTGTCGGTGCGCAAtctgctgcggcgcgttgcCAAAGACCAGCAGCGTACGCAGCTCCACGCCATCGATTACATGGACGATGGTACGCCGAtcgagctgcgcgtcgACATCGACGCTTCCAGCGGCTCGGCCGTGTTTGATTTTCAAGGCACCGGGCCGGAGGTGTGTGCGAATGTGAACTGTCCTCGGTCTGTCGTGTACAGCGCGATTATCTACTCGCTTCGGTGCATGGTATCTGATGATATCCCGCTGAACCAGGGATGCCTTGCGCCGATCAAGGTGAGCATTCCCAAGGGCTCACTACTGGACCCTTCCGAGACGGCCGCTGTCGTCGGCGGAAATGTGCTCACTAGTCAGCGCATCACCGACGTCGTGCTCAAGGCATTCGAGGTTGCTGCCGCGAGCCAAGGCGACTGCAATAATCTCACGTTTGGCACGGGCGGCCGCGATGCTGAGGGTAATCATATCGAAGGGTTTGGGTACTACGAAACGATCGCTGGTGGCTCCGGCGCGGGGCCCTCTTGGCACGGTACCAGCGGTGTCCACACCCACATGACCAACACACGCATCACCGATCCCGAGATTTTTGAGCGCCGATACCCCGTCTACCTGCGCGAGTTCTGTATCCGGGATGGCTCAGGAGGCCATGGTAGGTTTCGTGgcggcgacggcgtcgtgcgcgataTCGAGTTTTTGGAGCCAGACATTCAAGTAAGCATCCTTTCTGAACGCCGCGTTTTCCAGCCATACGGCCTGAAAGGCGGCGCGAATGCAAAGCGTGGGGCTAATCTCTGGGtcaagcagcggcgtgaGGAGGACGGGGATATGGCGCTACCCAATGAACATGGccttgtgccgccgcgcgtgaTCAATTTAGGTGGAAAAAACACGGCCAAGTTTGGTGCTGGCGATCGTATCATAATTCAGACGccaggcggcggcggatACGGCTCGCCCGAccacgcgcctgctgctgcgccagcacGGGCATTGTGCAcgaatgcgcgcggcagtcTTGCAGACTGGGAAACGCTTCAACTAGGAGCATAA